A part of Thermus islandicus DSM 21543 genomic DNA contains:
- the infB gene encoding translation initiation factor IF-2, protein MAKVRIYQLAKELGMKNEELLELLDQMGVAYKSHASTLSEEDAEAVRELVKEKRGQEARQAEEERRKSLPRRPPVVVIMGHVDHGKTTLLDYLRKSRIAEKEAGGITQHVGAFEVKTPGGTVVFIDTPGHEAFTTIRQRGARVADMAVIVIAADDGIMPQTEEAIAHARAAGAKLLFAINKIDLPQADPERVKRQLMERGFVPEEYGGDAIVVPISAKTGQGVQDLLDMILLLAELEDYRADPNAEPKGVILESRLDKQAGVVANMLVQEGTFRVGDYVVAGEVFGRIRAMMDADGNQRKEAGPGSAVQVLGFQELPHAGDVVEWVPDLVAAKEITEERKEERRAREEGEKERRPKTMADLLRTLQEEGKKEVNLILRADTQGSLEAIQHILARESTDEVRINVLLAQVGAPTESDVLLAQTAGAAILAFGVNPPGSVKKKAEEKGVLLKTFRIIYDLIDEVRNMVKGQKQPQYKEEVLGRAEVRAIFRLPTGKQVAGCMVTQGRIPRNAEVRVLRKGQEIWRGRIASLKRFKEDVREVAQGYECGLGLEGFDAFQEGDVLEAFQLVEVPA, encoded by the coding sequence ATGGCCAAAGTACGCATCTACCAGCTGGCTAAAGAGCTGGGCATGAAAAACGAGGAGCTCCTGGAGCTCCTGGACCAGATGGGCGTGGCCTACAAGTCCCACGCCTCCACCCTGTCCGAGGAGGACGCGGAGGCGGTCCGGGAGCTGGTGAAGGAAAAGCGGGGCCAGGAGGCGAGGCAGGCGGAGGAGGAGCGCCGTAAAAGCCTTCCCCGCCGCCCTCCCGTGGTGGTCATCATGGGCCACGTGGACCATGGGAAGACCACCCTTCTGGACTACCTGCGCAAAAGCCGCATCGCCGAGAAGGAGGCGGGGGGCATCACCCAGCACGTGGGGGCCTTTGAGGTGAAGACCCCGGGGGGCACCGTGGTCTTCATTGACACCCCCGGCCACGAGGCCTTCACCACCATAAGGCAGCGGGGGGCCAGGGTGGCGGACATGGCGGTGATCGTCATCGCCGCCGACGACGGGATCATGCCCCAGACGGAGGAGGCCATCGCCCACGCCAGGGCGGCGGGGGCCAAGCTCCTCTTCGCCATCAACAAGATTGACCTGCCCCAGGCCGACCCCGAAAGGGTCAAGCGCCAGCTCATGGAGCGGGGCTTCGTCCCCGAAGAATATGGGGGCGACGCCATCGTGGTCCCCATCAGCGCCAAGACGGGCCAGGGGGTGCAGGACCTCCTGGACATGATCCTCCTCCTCGCGGAGCTGGAGGACTACCGGGCCGACCCCAACGCCGAGCCCAAGGGGGTGATCCTGGAGTCCAGGCTGGACAAGCAGGCGGGCGTCGTCGCCAACATGCTGGTCCAGGAGGGTACCTTTCGCGTGGGGGACTACGTGGTGGCCGGGGAGGTCTTTGGCCGCATCCGGGCCATGATGGACGCGGACGGGAACCAGCGCAAAGAGGCAGGCCCGGGAAGCGCGGTGCAGGTCCTGGGCTTCCAGGAGCTCCCCCACGCCGGGGACGTGGTGGAGTGGGTGCCGGACCTCGTGGCCGCCAAGGAGATCACCGAGGAGCGCAAGGAGGAGCGGAGGGCCCGGGAGGAGGGGGAAAAGGAGCGCCGTCCCAAGACCATGGCCGACCTGCTCCGGACCCTACAGGAGGAGGGCAAAAAGGAGGTGAACCTGATCCTCCGGGCCGACACCCAGGGCTCTCTGGAGGCCATCCAGCACATCCTGGCGCGGGAGAGCACGGACGAGGTGCGGATTAATGTCCTCCTGGCCCAGGTGGGCGCCCCCACGGAGTCGGACGTCCTCCTGGCCCAGACGGCCGGGGCGGCCATCCTGGCCTTTGGCGTGAACCCGCCCGGCTCGGTAAAGAAGAAGGCGGAGGAAAAGGGGGTCCTCCTCAAGACCTTCCGCATCATCTACGACCTCATAGACGAGGTGCGGAACATGGTGAAGGGGCAAAAGCAGCCCCAGTACAAGGAGGAGGTCCTGGGCCGGGCCGAGGTGCGGGCCATCTTCCGGCTGCCCACGGGGAAGCAGGTGGCCGGGTGCATGGTCACCCAGGGGAGGATCCCCAGGAACGCCGAGGTCCGGGTCCTCCGCAAGGGGCAGGAGATCTGGCGGGGCCGCATCGCAAGCCTCAAGCGCTTCAAGGAGGATGTGCGGGAGGTGGCCCAGGGCTACGAGTGCGGCCTCGGCCTCGAGGGGTTTGACGCGTTCCAAGAGGGGGACGTCCTCGAGGCCTTCCAGCTGGTGGAAGTGCCCGCCTAG
- a CDS encoding YlxR family protein, protein MRHVPLRMCVACRRRRPKGELLRVLLTPEGFRLDPTGKLPGRGAYVCRDHPECWTEKKLRRFAGGRAKALSEALLAHLGGKDGQSTHLPAG, encoded by the coding sequence ATGAGGCACGTCCCCCTGCGCATGTGCGTGGCCTGCCGCAGGAGGCGGCCCAAGGGGGAGCTTCTCCGGGTCCTCCTGACGCCGGAAGGGTTCCGGCTGGACCCCACGGGCAAGCTCCCCGGCAGGGGGGCCTACGTCTGCCGCGACCACCCCGAGTGCTGGACGGAAAAGAAGCTCCGGCGCTTCGCCGGAGGCCGGGCCAAGGCCCTTTCCGAGGCGCTTTTGGCCCACCTAGGAGGCAAGGATGGCCAAAGTACGCATCTACCAGCTGGCTAA
- the nusA gene encoding transcription termination factor NusA, with the protein MNREFLDALHQLALERGVTPEEVLEAFKEALRKAYIKRQKGYRKEEIDEGRGPEVDVYIDPQTGRIEMVEVRRVVEKVEDPDKEIALSEALQYDPEVQVGDEMEFPIDPEGLSRVAIQDLRQILTQRLKESERNRIYNEYKDKEGQVLTGVVSRVDNRGNVFVELGRGEAYLPKGEQIPTERYYPGQRLKVFLKKVDRSAKGPSLLVSRAHEKLLEYLLKQEVPEIAEGIVEIKAIAREPGRRSKVAVTSHNPNVDPIGACIGHKGQRIQAVSAELGREKVDIILWSKDPKEFIRNALSPAQVGSIELDPEAKKARVKVTKDQHSLAIGTGGQNVRLASKLTGYDIHFEEAEISDLDEAIRRAAQEELEEKSRAKEEFEKLFRDL; encoded by the coding sequence ATGAACCGAGAATTCCTAGACGCACTGCACCAGCTGGCCTTGGAGCGGGGGGTAACCCCGGAGGAGGTCCTCGAGGCCTTCAAGGAAGCTCTGCGCAAGGCGTACATCAAGAGGCAGAAGGGCTACCGAAAGGAGGAGATCGACGAGGGGCGGGGTCCCGAGGTGGACGTCTACATTGACCCCCAGACCGGCCGCATAGAGATGGTGGAGGTCCGCCGGGTGGTGGAGAAGGTGGAGGACCCCGACAAGGAGATCGCCCTCTCCGAGGCCCTCCAGTACGACCCCGAGGTCCAGGTGGGGGACGAGATGGAGTTCCCCATTGACCCCGAGGGGCTTTCCCGGGTGGCCATCCAGGACCTGCGCCAGATCCTCACCCAGCGCCTGAAGGAGTCCGAGCGGAACCGGATCTACAACGAGTACAAGGACAAGGAGGGCCAGGTGCTCACGGGGGTGGTGTCCCGGGTGGACAACCGGGGCAACGTCTTCGTGGAGCTGGGCCGGGGGGAGGCCTACCTGCCCAAGGGAGAGCAGATCCCCACGGAGCGCTACTACCCGGGCCAGCGCCTCAAGGTCTTCCTGAAGAAGGTGGACCGCTCCGCCAAGGGCCCTTCCCTCCTCGTGAGCCGGGCCCACGAGAAACTCTTGGAGTACCTCCTCAAGCAGGAGGTCCCCGAGATCGCCGAGGGGATCGTGGAGATCAAGGCCATCGCCCGGGAGCCCGGCCGCCGCAGCAAGGTGGCGGTCACGAGCCACAACCCCAACGTGGACCCCATCGGGGCCTGCATCGGCCACAAGGGGCAAAGGATCCAGGCGGTCTCGGCGGAGCTCGGCCGGGAGAAGGTGGACATCATCCTCTGGTCCAAGGACCCGAAGGAGTTCATCCGGAACGCCCTCTCCCCCGCCCAGGTGGGGTCCATTGAGCTGGACCCCGAGGCCAAGAAGGCCAGGGTCAAGGTGACCAAGGACCAGCACTCCCTGGCCATCGGCACCGGGGGGCAGAACGTGCGCCTGGCCTCCAAGCTTACGGGGTACGACATCCACTTTGAGGAGGCGGAGATCTCCGACCTGGACGAGGCCATTCGCCGGGCGGCCCAGGAGGAGTTGGAGGAGAAGAGCCGGGCCAAGGAGGAGTTTGAAAAGCTCTTCCGGGACCTCTAG
- the rimP gene encoding ribosome maturation factor RimP, whose amino-acid sequence MDLWRLVEEAVEPLGLEVLEVREAPGEVLVRLERKDEKPIRVADLERASRHIEAVLDREDPIPGSYRLLVESPGPRRPLFTRRHFERFQGLKAKVPGPEGFVGRILRVEGDEVVFQVGSEERRLTLGTFRATLAEWPEEPR is encoded by the coding sequence GTGGACCTTTGGCGGTTGGTGGAGGAGGCAGTGGAGCCCTTGGGCCTCGAGGTCCTCGAGGTCAGGGAGGCCCCGGGAGAGGTCCTGGTGCGGCTTGAGCGCAAGGACGAAAAGCCCATCCGCGTGGCCGACCTGGAACGGGCAAGCCGCCACATTGAGGCGGTCCTGGACCGGGAGGACCCCATTCCCGGAAGCTACCGCCTTCTGGTGGAGTCCCCAGGGCCCAGAAGGCCCCTCTTCACCCGCCGCCACTTTGAGCGCTTCCAGGGTCTAAAGGCCAAGGTCCCAGGCCCCGAAGGCTTCGTGGGACGCATCCTCCGGGTGGAGGGGGATGAGGTGGTCTTCCAGGTAGGCTCCGAGGAGAGGCGCCTCACCCTGGGCACCTTCCGGGCCACCCTCGCCGAGTGGCCCGAGGAGCCGCGGTAG
- a CDS encoding metallophosphoesterase family protein, with the protein MRLLHTADWHLGKVLKGVDRTPEIGKALEDLLEIVKKERVNLVVVSGDLFDRPQVSAEAEALAVDFFLRLKALGVPALVIAGNHDPKERLEALSPLFALAGAEVRGKLLFREEGGVVEAGDLRAALLPFVSERILVKRVLQEAEERHLAYAEAMRRVLANLESPLMLAHFALEGVRPGGGEFSFHLAGSYAVPASALPLRARYLALGHIHRQQQVSEAPLAWYPGSLVQLDFGEGEEAERGALLVELPPAGLPRVHPIRERWGKPLRTFRLKREELDGRFAEMERFPGYLRLVVEGRLSPAEKERFYRALPHLLALEAASELALEEKAEGRAELGFVEAYGRYLEERGRKEEALLGLLERVLREVELEAPVA; encoded by the coding sequence GTGCGCCTATTGCACACCGCGGACTGGCATTTGGGAAAGGTGTTGAAGGGGGTGGACCGCACCCCGGAGATCGGGAAGGCGTTAGAGGACCTTCTGGAAATCGTCAAGAAAGAGCGGGTGAACCTGGTGGTGGTCTCGGGGGATCTCTTTGACCGCCCCCAGGTTTCTGCGGAGGCCGAGGCGCTGGCGGTGGACTTCTTCCTCCGCCTCAAGGCGCTTGGGGTGCCCGCCCTCGTCATCGCCGGGAACCACGATCCGAAGGAGCGCCTCGAGGCCCTTTCCCCCCTCTTCGCCCTGGCGGGGGCCGAGGTGCGGGGCAAGCTTCTTTTCCGCGAGGAGGGAGGCGTGGTGGAGGCGGGGGACCTGAGGGCGGCCCTCCTCCCCTTCGTTTCCGAGCGCATCTTGGTAAAGCGCGTGCTCCAGGAGGCGGAGGAGCGCCACCTCGCTTACGCCGAGGCCATGCGGAGGGTTCTCGCCAACCTGGAGAGCCCCCTGATGCTGGCCCATTTCGCCCTGGAGGGGGTGCGGCCCGGCGGCGGGGAGTTCTCCTTCCACCTTGCCGGAAGCTACGCGGTGCCTGCCTCGGCCTTGCCCCTCAGGGCCCGGTACCTGGCCCTGGGGCACATCCACCGCCAGCAGCAGGTCTCAGAGGCCCCCCTGGCCTGGTACCCCGGAAGCCTCGTCCAGCTGGACTTCGGGGAGGGGGAGGAGGCGGAGCGGGGGGCCCTTCTCGTGGAGCTTCCCCCCGCAGGGCTTCCCCGGGTCCACCCCATCCGGGAGCGCTGGGGCAAGCCCCTCAGGACCTTCCGCCTGAAGAGGGAGGAGCTGGACGGGAGGTTCGCCGAGATGGAGCGCTTTCCCGGCTACCTCCGCCTGGTGGTGGAGGGCAGGCTTTCCCCGGCGGAGAAGGAGCGGTTTTACCGGGCCCTGCCCCACCTCCTCGCCCTCGAGGCCGCCTCGGAGCTGGCCTTGGAGGAAAAGGCGGAGGGTAGGGCGGAGCTCGGCTTCGTGGAGGCCTACGGGCGCTACCTGGAGGAGAGGGGGCGAAAGGAGGAGGCCCTTCTTGGGCTTTTGGAGCGGGTCTTGAGGGAGGTGGAGCTTGAGGCCCCTGTGGCTTGA
- a CDS encoding AAA family ATPase, with amino-acid sequence MRPLWLELEGFGPYRERQAVDFSDVELFAITGPTGSGKSTLLDALAFALYGRVPRVGRQVGSLVHPAASEARVRLVFAVGSRLYRVERVRGRKGEARLFELTEGERLVPLETLDQLNGAVEDLLGLSYEAFTRALLLPQGEFDRFLKGEAKERRQLLMDLFELSRLRKARERAAQKRAQLKEEKDRLEGELLSLAEATEEALEALEKELEALRQEEGRLKGEKERLEKEARAAEDLWRGLRERSLLEVQRARLLAEAKEVEGLRQRLFRAEEAARALPLWERYRRWEGALRKTEEEMAELQGRLLDLEAELQAQAFDPGALEEARRRLGEDQELKALEALWKRVAPAFAGALPEPPAARLDPGALEGILEEEASLERAQEVLRRLVEREEALRKAQEALGELERKGRAQREGVEGLKARLQGARAHRLAQVEAALFALEEEEKALREGLEALRAEERRLGVLAYRDLLRPGEPCPLCGGVVHRLPESPPLRDLERERKELEERLGRLERKRGGLLAEKETLEGLLGKARPEPIPDDPKALEGELKEAEEKLAHLREAYKEERGRVQALEEEVQGLKERVAQGSFTSLPEVEARLAALKGEKAALATGLRRHLLERTGGLEVEGYLKGLEDRVRELEAQQKRESLLREEIARLQSGLLGLKARKEEQTRALEEARALLEGLLSEEEARALALSPEERRALEGRIRAHERELAEVEARLEALAHLPNLSLSEAEERLRAIQKGLKELEGRLEHLAREMGAKEDRLGKMREGLKRKQALEARLAEVAREMALWEKLAWDLQENNFPEYLLDLRQRDLLARADHFLAHLSGQRYRLRVQGGEYWVLDLWTEAERPVRTLSGGESFLASLSLALALSEELSRGRLGALFLDEGFGTLDPEALELVAGVLEALPTRGRLVGIVTHVAALAERLPARLVVEKRPAGSRVYWA; translated from the coding sequence TTGAGGCCCCTGTGGCTTGAGCTGGAGGGCTTTGGCCCCTACCGGGAAAGGCAGGCGGTGGACTTCTCCGACGTGGAGCTCTTCGCCATCACCGGGCCCACGGGGAGCGGCAAGAGCACCCTCCTGGACGCCCTGGCCTTTGCCCTCTACGGCCGGGTGCCCCGGGTGGGGCGGCAGGTGGGGAGCCTGGTCCACCCCGCGGCCAGCGAGGCCCGGGTCCGCCTGGTGTTTGCCGTGGGGAGCCGGCTTTACCGGGTGGAGCGGGTGCGGGGCCGGAAGGGCGAGGCCCGGCTCTTTGAGCTTACGGAGGGGGAGCGGCTCGTGCCCCTGGAGACCCTGGACCAGCTCAACGGGGCGGTGGAGGACCTCCTGGGCCTCTCCTACGAGGCCTTCACCCGGGCCCTCCTCCTGCCCCAGGGGGAGTTTGACCGCTTTCTCAAGGGGGAGGCCAAGGAAAGGCGTCAGCTCCTCATGGACCTCTTTGAGCTCTCCCGCCTCAGGAAGGCTCGGGAGAGGGCAGCCCAAAAGCGGGCCCAGCTCAAGGAGGAGAAGGACCGCCTGGAGGGGGAGCTTCTGAGTCTGGCCGAGGCCACGGAGGAGGCCCTAGAGGCCCTGGAGAAGGAGCTTGAGGCCCTTAGGCAAGAGGAAGGCCGCCTAAAGGGGGAAAAGGAGCGCCTGGAAAAGGAGGCGAGGGCGGCGGAGGACCTTTGGAGGGGGCTACGGGAAAGGTCCCTTCTGGAGGTCCAAAGGGCCAGGCTCTTGGCTGAGGCCAAGGAAGTGGAAGGCCTCCGCCAGCGCCTCTTTCGGGCCGAGGAGGCCGCACGGGCCCTGCCCCTTTGGGAACGGTACCGCAGGTGGGAAGGGGCTCTGCGGAAGACCGAGGAGGAGATGGCCGAGCTGCAAGGGCGCCTCCTTGACCTCGAGGCCGAGCTCCAAGCCCAGGCCTTTGACCCCGGGGCCCTGGAGGAGGCCCGGAGGAGGCTTGGCGAAGACCAGGAGCTTAAGGCCCTCGAGGCCCTCTGGAAGCGGGTGGCGCCGGCCTTTGCAGGCGCTCTACCCGAGCCCCCCGCGGCCCGCCTGGACCCCGGGGCCCTGGAGGGGATCCTGGAGGAGGAGGCCTCCCTGGAAAGGGCCCAGGAGGTCCTGAGGCGGCTTGTGGAGCGGGAGGAAGCCCTAAGGAAGGCCCAGGAGGCCCTGGGGGAGCTGGAGAGGAAGGGTAGGGCCCAGCGGGAGGGGGTGGAGGGGCTGAAGGCGCGCCTCCAGGGGGCCCGGGCCCACCGCTTGGCCCAGGTGGAGGCGGCGCTTTTCGCCCTGGAGGAGGAGGAAAAGGCCCTTCGGGAAGGCCTGGAGGCCCTGAGGGCGGAGGAGCGCCGCCTGGGGGTTCTTGCCTACCGCGACCTCCTCCGCCCCGGGGAGCCCTGCCCCCTCTGCGGCGGGGTGGTGCACCGCCTGCCGGAAAGTCCCCCCCTCCGGGACCTGGAACGGGAAAGGAAGGAGCTAGAGGAGCGCTTGGGAAGGCTGGAGCGGAAGCGGGGCGGCCTCCTCGCGGAAAAGGAGACCCTGGAGGGCCTTTTGGGGAAGGCCAGGCCCGAGCCCATCCCTGACGACCCAAAGGCTCTGGAAGGGGAGCTCAAGGAGGCGGAGGAGAAGCTGGCCCACCTTCGGGAGGCCTATAAGGAAGAGCGGGGCCGGGTCCAGGCCCTGGAGGAGGAGGTCCAGGGCCTCAAGGAGCGGGTGGCCCAGGGAAGCTTCACCAGCCTCCCCGAGGTGGAGGCGAGGCTTGCCGCCCTCAAGGGGGAGAAGGCGGCCCTGGCCACGGGGCTTCGCCGCCACCTCCTGGAGAGGACCGGGGGCCTCGAGGTGGAGGGGTACCTGAAGGGCCTAGAGGACAGGGTCAGGGAGCTGGAGGCCCAGCAAAAGAGGGAAAGCCTCCTCAGGGAGGAGATCGCTCGGCTGCAAAGCGGCCTTTTGGGGCTCAAGGCCCGCAAGGAGGAGCAAACCCGGGCCCTGGAGGAGGCCAGAGCCCTGCTGGAGGGGCTGCTCTCCGAGGAGGAGGCCCGGGCGCTCGCGCTTTCGCCGGAGGAAAGGAGGGCCCTGGAGGGGAGAATCCGCGCCCACGAGAGGGAGCTTGCCGAGGTGGAGGCCCGCCTGGAGGCCCTGGCCCACCTCCCCAACCTCTCCCTTTCGGAGGCCGAGGAGCGGCTTAGGGCGATCCAAAAGGGCTTGAAGGAGCTGGAGGGCCGTTTGGAGCACCTGGCCCGAGAGATGGGGGCCAAAGAGGACCGCCTGGGGAAGATGCGGGAGGGCCTCAAGCGGAAGCAGGCCCTGGAGGCCCGCCTGGCCGAGGTGGCACGGGAAATGGCCCTATGGGAGAAGCTCGCCTGGGACCTTCAGGAGAACAACTTCCCCGAGTACCTGCTGGACCTCAGGCAACGGGACCTTCTGGCCCGGGCGGACCACTTCCTCGCCCACCTCTCGGGGCAACGGTACCGCTTACGCGTCCAGGGAGGGGAGTACTGGGTGCTGGACCTCTGGACGGAGGCGGAGCGCCCCGTGCGCACCCTCTCCGGGGGGGAGAGCTTTCTCGCGAGCCTCTCTCTGGCCCTGGCCCTCTCCGAGGAGCTCTCCCGGGGGAGGCTTGGGGCGCTTTTCCTGGACGAGGGCTTCGGCACCCTGGACCCGGAGGCCCTGGAGCTGGTGGCGGGGGTCCTGGAGGCCCTTCCCACCCGGGGGCGGCTCGTGGGCATCGTAACCCACGTGGCCGCCCTCGCGGAGCGGCTTCCCGCAAGGCTCGTGGTGGAGAAGCGTCCCGCGGGAAGCCGGGTGTACTGGGCGTGA
- a CDS encoding pectin acetylesterase-family hydrolase has product MKRLISLVFLLTLALAQGLEAFWKAVEVPGGVCADGSPYRFYVSPGDPKRVVLDFQGGGACWDAATCGPESRTYRKRVDVQELYLAQGIYNRMSVANPFFGWTHVFVPYCTGDLHVGRASVDYGGFRVFHQGARNAQAALDYLYKNYPAPERVFVTGCSAGAYGALFWADRVLATYRNAQIAVCGDAGVGVTTADFPGYARWNPRLPELPGLSDRPRVSEIYLALAKAYPKAVLAQYTTVLDGTQIFFYGLMKGERSPSEATAREWAALAQEAVLTPAQAPNYTFYLAPGSQHCILPRPELYTLKVGEVSFLDWLKALAEGKVPPRVRP; this is encoded by the coding sequence ATGAAGCGGCTTATTTCCCTGGTGTTCCTGTTGACCCTGGCCCTGGCCCAGGGCCTCGAGGCCTTCTGGAAGGCGGTGGAGGTGCCCGGGGGCGTCTGCGCCGATGGCTCCCCCTACCGCTTCTACGTGAGCCCCGGTGACCCGAAGAGGGTGGTCCTGGACTTCCAGGGGGGCGGGGCCTGCTGGGACGCGGCCACCTGCGGCCCGGAGAGCCGGACCTACCGCAAGCGGGTGGACGTCCAGGAGCTCTACCTGGCCCAGGGCATCTATAACCGGATGAGCGTGGCCAACCCCTTCTTCGGCTGGACCCACGTCTTCGTGCCCTACTGCACGGGGGACCTCCATGTGGGCCGGGCCAGTGTGGACTATGGGGGCTTCCGGGTTTTCCACCAGGGCGCCCGGAACGCCCAGGCGGCCTTGGACTACCTCTACAAGAACTACCCGGCCCCCGAGCGGGTTTTCGTCACCGGCTGTAGCGCCGGGGCCTACGGGGCCCTTTTCTGGGCCGACCGGGTGCTCGCCACCTACCGAAACGCCCAGATCGCGGTGTGTGGGGATGCGGGGGTGGGGGTGACCACGGCCGACTTCCCCGGCTACGCCCGCTGGAACCCGAGGCTGCCCGAGCTTCCGGGGCTTTCCGATCGGCCGAGGGTGTCGGAGATCTACCTGGCCCTGGCCAAGGCCTACCCCAAGGCGGTCCTGGCCCAGTACACCACGGTCTTGGACGGGACCCAGATCTTCTTCTACGGCCTCATGAAGGGGGAGAGGAGCCCCTCGGAGGCCACGGCCCGGGAGTGGGCCGCCCTGGCCCAGGAGGCCGTCCTCACCCCGGCCCAGGCGCCGAACTACACCTTCTACCTGGCCCCGGGGAGCCAACACTGCATCCTCCCCCGCCCCGAGCTTTACACCTTGAAGGTGGGGGAGGTGAGCTTCCTGGACTGGCTCAAGGCTCTGGCCGAGGGGAAGGTGCCCCCCCGGGTGCGGCCCTGA
- the recG gene encoding ATP-dependent DNA helicase RecG, with product MGGVREGELRERLRRPILRELQDGARDRVVVGGLEGLVQNLARPFPKLLELFRGYGERPPEERKRILEEALRLLEGQAVPAQATPTRLSPSDPAHLLVPPQSRKKLAELGLHTVGDVLQHYPRRYEDRRALPGVRYLEDGQKATLAVKVLSKELVKTPKKGMQLVQVKAQDAWGWRVTLVWFNQPWVLSQVEEGATLIVTGRVQRRGGVQLFVEHFEDEGTESLSTGRIVPIYPAKEGISQAFLRRTVHRALEGALPLPDPLEAYREGLGLIPYAEALKGIHFPEDEEALKRALLRLRFDEYLLLEVKALLDAGGLVLGRSFRVEAAWVEAFQKALPFPLTRAQERVMGEIARDMQSPRQMARLLQGDVGSGKTVVAAFALYLAAKNGAQGALMAPTEILARQHYQNLTRYLFPLGVRVELLLGSMSPREKEAALARLLSGEAQVAVGTHALIQEGVGFQDLGLAVVDEEHRFGVLQRRALLKMAQTPPDVLVMSATPIPRSLALTLYGDLEVSVLDEMPPGRTPVRTKVLPHRLRLQAYAFAREEVRKGHQVFVVAPAIEGSEELDLRAATALYQELKGLLPEARTGLLHGRMPPREKEEVMEAFRQGALDLLVSTTVVEVGVDIPRATLIIVENAERFGLAQLHQLRGRVGRGGLPGYAIFLAGEASQKTLKRLKVLEESTDGFYIAEMDLKLRGPGELRGTRQSGYPELRLGDLSEDAEVIERARALAKAIVEKDPTLDLPEHRALKEALRAQAERVGFREVI from the coding sequence ATGGGGGGCGTGAGGGAAGGGGAACTTCGGGAAAGGCTCCGGCGGCCCATCCTCCGGGAGCTCCAGGACGGGGCCAGGGACCGGGTGGTGGTGGGGGGCCTCGAGGGGCTGGTGCAAAACCTCGCCCGTCCCTTCCCCAAGCTTTTAGAACTCTTCCGGGGCTACGGGGAACGGCCTCCGGAAGAAAGGAAGCGCATCCTGGAGGAAGCCCTCCGCCTCCTCGAGGGCCAAGCGGTCCCCGCCCAAGCCACCCCGACCCGGCTTTCCCCCTCGGACCCGGCCCACCTCCTCGTCCCCCCCCAGAGCCGCAAAAAGCTCGCGGAGCTCGGGCTTCATACGGTGGGGGACGTGCTCCAGCACTACCCCCGCCGCTACGAGGACCGGAGGGCCCTCCCCGGGGTGCGCTACCTGGAGGACGGGCAGAAGGCTACCCTGGCCGTAAAGGTCCTCTCCAAGGAGCTGGTGAAGACCCCCAAAAAGGGGATGCAGCTCGTCCAGGTCAAGGCCCAGGACGCCTGGGGATGGCGGGTCACCCTGGTCTGGTTCAACCAGCCCTGGGTCCTCTCCCAGGTGGAGGAGGGGGCCACCCTCATCGTCACAGGCCGGGTCCAGCGGCGGGGCGGGGTCCAGCTTTTCGTGGAGCACTTTGAGGACGAGGGCACCGAGTCCCTCTCCACGGGGCGCATCGTCCCCATCTACCCCGCCAAGGAGGGCATAAGCCAGGCCTTCCTGCGCCGCACCGTCCATCGGGCCCTGGAAGGGGCCCTTCCCCTGCCGGACCCCCTCGAGGCCTACCGCGAGGGGCTGGGCCTCATCCCCTATGCCGAGGCCCTGAAGGGCATCCACTTCCCAGAGGACGAGGAAGCCCTGAAGCGAGCCCTTCTCCGCCTCAGGTTTGACGAGTACCTCCTCCTGGAGGTCAAAGCCCTCCTGGACGCAGGGGGGCTGGTCCTGGGCCGGAGCTTCCGGGTGGAGGCGGCCTGGGTGGAGGCCTTCCAAAAGGCCCTTCCCTTCCCCCTCACCAGGGCCCAGGAACGGGTCATGGGGGAGATCGCCCGGGACATGCAAAGCCCCCGCCAGATGGCCCGCCTCCTCCAGGGGGACGTGGGCTCGGGGAAGACGGTGGTGGCGGCCTTCGCCCTGTACCTCGCCGCCAAGAACGGGGCCCAGGGCGCCCTCATGGCCCCCACGGAGATCCTCGCCCGGCAGCACTACCAGAACCTCACCCGCTACCTCTTCCCCCTGGGGGTGAGGGTGGAGCTCCTCCTGGGCTCCATGAGCCCCCGGGAAAAGGAGGCCGCCCTCGCCCGCCTCCTTTCGGGGGAGGCCCAGGTGGCCGTGGGCACCCATGCCCTCATCCAGGAGGGGGTGGGGTTCCAAGACCTGGGCCTCGCCGTGGTGGACGAGGAGCACCGCTTCGGGGTCCTGCAGCGCCGCGCCCTCCTCAAGATGGCCCAGACCCCCCCAGACGTCCTGGTCATGTCCGCCACCCCCATCCCCCGCTCCCTGGCCTTAACCCTTTACGGAGACCTCGAGGTGAGCGTCCTGGACGAGATGCCCCCAGGCCGCACCCCCGTGAGGACCAAGGTCCTCCCCCACCGCCTCCGCCTCCAGGCCTATGCCTTCGCCCGAGAGGAGGTTAGGAAGGGGCACCAGGTCTTTGTGGTAGCCCCGGCCATTGAGGGATCGGAGGAGCTGGACCTACGAGCGGCCACCGCCCTCTACCAGGAGCTTAAGGGCCTCCTCCCCGAGGCCCGCACAGGGCTCCTCCACGGCAGGATGCCCCCCCGGGAAAAGGAGGAGGTGATGGAGGCCTTCCGCCAAGGCGCCCTGGACCTCCTCGTCTCCACCACGGTGGTGGAGGTAGGGGTGGACATCCCCCGGGCCACGCTCATCATCGTGGAAAACGCCGAGCGCTTCGGCTTAGCCCAGCTCCACCAGCTCCGGGGCCGGGTAGGGCGGGGGGGGCTTCCGGGCTACGCCATCTTCCTTGCGGGGGAGGCCAGCCAAAAGACCCTGAAGCGGCTCAAGGTGCTGGAGGAGTCCACCGATGGCTTCTACATCGCCGAGATGGACCTGAAGCTTAGGGGCCCCGGGGAGCTCAGGGGCACCCGGCAGTCGGGCTACCCCGAGCTCCGGCTCGGCGACCTGTCCGAGGACGCCGAGGTCATTGAGCGGGCCCGGGCCCTGGCCAAGGCCATCGTGGAGAAGGACCCCACCCTGGACCTCCCGGAGCACCGGGCCCTTAAGGAGGCGCTGAGGGCCCAGGCGGAGCGGGTGGGCTTCCGGGAAGTCATCTGA